The following are from one region of the Bacteroidota bacterium genome:
- a CDS encoding thioredoxin codes for MKTLLSIFIVFLFFAKIGNSQEINKIVVDKKAKKEILIGKCDRKGLKSKAFKKWFKKEYRTYNLDKETLSKINENELSKIEIKVVLATWCCDSRREVPRFYKILDYLKFDENKLSLISIDTSKKAKQEDISNLQIKLVPTFIFYIDENEIGRIIETPEVSLEKDLIEIVENK; via the coding sequence ATGAAAACATTATTATCAATCTTCATCGTGTTTCTTTTTTTTGCAAAAATTGGAAATTCTCAGGAAATCAACAAAATAGTTGTTGATAAAAAAGCTAAAAAAGAAATCCTAATTGGAAAATGCGACAGAAAAGGACTAAAAAGCAAAGCATTCAAAAAGTGGTTTAAAAAAGAATATCGGACATATAATTTAGACAAAGAAACATTATCAAAAATAAATGAGAATGAACTATCAAAAATTGAAATAAAAGTTGTTCTCGCCACTTGGTGTTGCGACAGCAGGAGGGAAGTTCCCAGGTTTTATAAAATATTAGACTATCTGAAATTCGATGAAAACAAGCTTTCGTTGATAAGTATAGATACTTCGAAGAAAGCTAAGCAAGAAGACATTTCAAATTTGCAAATCAAACTGGTTCCTACATTCATTTTCTACATAGATGAAAATGAAATTGGCAGAATAATTGAAACCCCGGAAGTTTCGCTTGAAAAGGACTTGATAGAAATTGTTGAAAATAAATGA
- the napG gene encoding ferredoxin-type protein NapG → MTENPNNGERRNALKTMFKAVGGLFVGGATWGSFVEQAKAQELILRPPGAIDEKDFLKACTKCGECVQICPYDTLKLASIDDEALMGTPYFNAREIPCYMCPDIVCATVCAPKALDITKLYKNTEENDLSLDVNKSKMGVAIIDQENCLAFWGIQCDACFRACPLIDKALIQEYSRNERTGAHAKLTPKVDPNFCTGCGICEHVCITERSSIKVLPTEVALGKVSDHYIKGWDKNDEKRMRVKDEKPEDKNVVPAEDYLNDWEDLLND, encoded by the coding sequence ATGACTGAAAATCCAAACAATGGTGAGCGTCGAAATGCACTAAAAACAATGTTCAAAGCAGTTGGAGGATTGTTTGTAGGTGGAGCCACTTGGGGTAGTTTTGTTGAGCAAGCAAAAGCTCAGGAATTAATTTTACGACCACCGGGAGCAATTGATGAAAAGGATTTCTTGAAAGCCTGCACTAAATGTGGAGAATGTGTTCAAATTTGTCCATACGACACATTAAAACTTGCATCAATCGACGATGAAGCTTTAATGGGAACTCCATATTTCAACGCACGAGAAATTCCCTGCTATATGTGCCCCGATATTGTTTGTGCAACTGTATGTGCACCAAAAGCTTTGGATATTACTAAGTTATATAAGAATACAGAAGAAAATGATCTTTCACTTGATGTGAATAAATCGAAAATGGGTGTAGCCATAATCGATCAAGAAAATTGTCTTGCCTTTTGGGGAATACAATGTGATGCCTGTTTTAGAGCTTGTCCTTTGATTGACAAAGCTTTAATTCAGGAATATTCCAGAAATGAAAGAACTGGTGCTCACGCAAAACTCACACCAAAGGTAGATCCAAATTTCTGTACAGGTTGTGGAATTTGCGAGCATGTTTGTATTACAGAAAGATCATCAATAAAAGTTCTACCTACGGAAGTTGCTTTAGGAAAAGTGAGCGATCATTATATAAAAGGATGGGATAAGAATGATGAAAAAAGAATGAGAGTGAAAGATGAGAAACCTGAGGATAAAAATGTTGTTCCGGCCGAAGATTATTTAAATGATTGGGAGGATTTATTGAATGACTAA
- the napH gene encoding quinol dehydrogenase ferredoxin subunit NapH produces the protein MTKNSNRYIIIRRILQISIILLFIAGNIFSVKILSGNLSTAHVFNSFYLVDPHATLQILFSGFIIGTEALIGALIIFLFYSIIAGRSFCSWVCPINIISDFALLLRKKFKIDSNYITFNRKTRYLMLILGLILSIITSVAAFELINPITIIYRSIIFGFSFGWTVIFLILFFDLFVMRNGWCGHLCPLGGFYSLISKIHIIKVYHKVDNCTSCGICFDVCPEVQVLKIIGVNSGFVSSGECTNCGRCVEKCKDDALKFSINKFSYK, from the coding sequence ATGACTAAAAACAGCAATAGATATATAATTATTAGGAGAATATTACAAATCTCAATAATACTTCTATTTATAGCAGGAAATATTTTTAGCGTGAAAATCCTTTCCGGAAATTTAAGTACTGCTCATGTTTTTAATTCATTTTATTTGGTCGATCCTCATGCCACCCTGCAAATTTTGTTTTCAGGATTTATTATTGGAACAGAAGCACTAATTGGTGCTTTGATTATTTTTTTGTTTTATTCAATTATTGCCGGCAGATCGTTTTGTAGTTGGGTTTGCCCAATAAATATCATTTCCGACTTTGCCCTTTTGCTGCGAAAAAAGTTTAAGATTGATAGTAATTATATCACATTTAATAGAAAAACAAGATATCTAATGTTGATTCTTGGATTAATTTTATCAATAATTACTTCGGTTGCAGCTTTCGAATTGATTAATCCGATAACAATAATTTATCGTTCAATAATATTTGGTTTTAGTTTTGGATGGACAGTAATTTTCCTAATTCTTTTTTTCGATCTTTTTGTGATGCGAAATGGTTGGTGTGGTCATCTTTGTCCTTTAGGTGGATTTTATTCACTAATTTCGAAAATTCACATAATAAAAGTTTATCACAAAGTAGATAATTGTACAAGTTGTGGAATTTGCTTCGATGTTTGTCCAGAAGTTCAAGTATTAAAAATAATTGGAGTAAACTCCGGATTTGTTTCTTCAGGCGAATGTACAAATTGTGGTCGTTGCGTAGAAAAATGCAAGGACGATGCTCTAAAATTTTCAATTAACAAGTTTAGTTATAAATAA
- a CDS encoding nitrate reductase cytochrome c-type subunit; periplasmic nitrate reductase electron transfer subunit, which yields MKKFLISSLVLSIFFLIGCSNSAEVKTEAVKLLSEEEIGYRTSNLYEENVALGSMAIYSGEIAGSSTNIDRSFENAPPLIPHSVEGQFPITIKQNTCIECHAPAVADSLKSTAMPASHFSDYRPKHSLVKGLFIRKTGDNEVSSKSLGDKMYLGRYNCSQCHVPQTDVAVEIQNNFEALFRDLKDNKNSNLNKNMNEGI from the coding sequence ATGAAAAAATTTTTAATTTCAAGTTTAGTATTAAGTATATTCTTTCTAATAGGATGTAGTAATAGTGCAGAAGTAAAAACCGAGGCAGTAAAATTGCTTAGTGAAGAAGAAATTGGTTATCGAACCAGCAATTTATACGAAGAAAATGTTGCACTTGGTTCAATGGCAATATACTCAGGTGAGATTGCAGGAAGTAGCACGAATATTGATCGTTCATTCGAGAATGCTCCGCCACTAATTCCACATAGCGTTGAAGGGCAATTTCCGATAACGATAAAGCAAAACACATGTATAGAATGCCATGCTCCGGCAGTTGCCGATTCGCTGAAATCTACGGCAATGCCAGCCTCACATTTTTCCGATTACAGACCTAAACATTCGTTAGTAAAAGGTCTGTTTATTCGTAAAACCGGAGACAATGAAGTTTCTTCAAAATCTCTTGGCGACAAAATGTATCTCGGAAGATACAATTGCTCTCAATGCCATGTCCCACAAACTGATGTTGCTGTTGAAATACAAAACAATTTCGAAGCTTTATTCAGAGATTTAAAAGATAATAAAAACTCTAATCTCAATAAAAACATGAATGAAGGAATATAG
- a CDS encoding chaperone NapD, with the protein MNISSAVIKTLPDSINEVIEIIKASNLCEYHLDDGKGKIVVSIEGESIDDEIKAINELKKIPKVISADIVYSYMEDEIGEEIAKLEENELVPPWLNNDSIRAEDIDYKGELKINKKRKQ; encoded by the coding sequence ATGAATATTTCGAGCGCAGTAATTAAAACACTTCCGGATTCAATTAATGAGGTGATAGAAATAATAAAAGCAAGCAATTTATGTGAGTATCACCTTGATGATGGAAAAGGAAAAATAGTTGTTTCTATTGAAGGAGAGAGCATTGACGATGAAATAAAAGCAATTAATGAGCTAAAAAAAATACCTAAAGTAATTAGTGCAGACATAGTTTATTCTTATATGGAAGACGAAATTGGTGAGGAAATTGCAAAACTCGAAGAAAACGAACTTGTCCCACCCTGGCTAAACAACGATTCCATCAGAGCAGAAGATATAGATTATAAAGGAGAATTGAAGATTAATAAAAAGAGGAAGCAATAG